Genomic window (Tardiphaga sp. vice304):
CTTGAGCTGCTGCTCAACATCGTCGCGCTGCTGCTGGTGCTGGTGGCGCTGGTCTATCTCACCAACGCCGCGCTCGGCCTGCTGCCGAATGTCGGCGGCGCCGCCATCACGCTGCAGCGCATGCTCGGCATCGTGATGGCGCCGGTGTGCTGGCTGATGGGCCTGCCGTGGGATCAGGCGATGACCGCAGGCAGCCTGATGGGCATCAAGACCATCCTCAACGAACTGATCGCCTATGTGGAGCTGTCAAAGCTGCCGCCCACCACATTCGATCCGCGCTCGCGGCTGATCATGCTTTATGCGCTGTGCGGTTTCGCCAATTTCGCCAGCCTCGGGATCATGATCGGCGGACTTGGCACGATGGCACCGGAGCGGCGCGACGAAATCGCCGCGCTCGGCCTCAAGTCGGTTGTCTCGGGGACGCTGACGACATGCCTGATCGGCGCCGTCGTCGGCGTGCTCAGCTAGCCGCCGTGAGCCCGCCTACGTAGGCGCTCTCAATCCGCGTAACGAACTGCAATATCCTTGAATTGATCGGTGATCTGAATAAAGGCATCGACGATATCCGGGTCGAAGTGCCTGCCCCTGCCCTCCACGACGATCGCGATCGCCTGGTCATGCGGCATGGCGTCCTTGTAGACACGGCTGGAGGTCAATGCGTCGTAAACATCGGCCACCGCCATCAGGCGCGCAGAGATGGGAATGGCGTGACCCTCCAGCCCGTTCGGATAACCGCTGCCGTCCCATTTTTCATGATGAAACAGCGCAATTTCCTTTGCGCAGGCGAGAAACTCAATCTTCGTCCCAAGTCGCTTTTCGGCATTTTCAATGGCGTTGTGGCCGAGCGTCGTATGGGTCTGCATGATCTTGAATTCGTCCGGGTCAAGCTTACCCGGCTTCAGCAGGATGCTGTCGGGAATGCCAACCTTACCGATGTCATGGAGCGGAGCATATTTGAAGAGCGTATCGATCTGATGATCGACCAGATAGTCGGCGAAGGAAGGGTGAAATTGCAATTGCCGAGCCAGCGCCCTGACATAATGCTGGGTGCGACGAATGTGGTTGCCGGTTTCGTTGTCGCGGGTCTCGGCCAGCGACGCCAGGATTTCGATGGTCACATCCTGCGTATCGAGAATCTTGCGGGTGCGTTTTTCAACTTCGATTTCGAGAAGCCCGTTCTGGTTCTTCAGGAAATCCTTCGCCGCCGTCAGGGCCGTTTGCGCCGAAAAATCCTTACGCAACAGGAATTCGCGCCACCAGCCGATGCCCGCCGCCAGAATGAAGGCGGTGACGACGTGATAGGACCAGTAGAAGAGCGTGCTCAGGTCTTTACCGGACGCCAGCAGCAGCGCGCATTCAAACATCAGGAGAATGATGAGTCCCGCCGCAAGCGCGTATCGGAACTGGACGCCAAGAATGACGAAGCAATAGAACTCAAGAAAGACGAAATTGAGGATGCCAACCCAGGAGCTGAGACCCATGCCGCCCTGGCTGTCGATTTCCAGCAGGACCCAAAACAGGCTGCAGGCGACCACCGCGATGAAGGCGCACATGACGAATTGCCAATGCCGTTTGGCCGTGGACGTAAAGGAATAGGCGATTCCAATGCCGAGGATCGGCAGGCACAGCTGAAGGCGATAGGTATTTGCGGATGCATTCTGGAACGCCAGATGGTCCACCAGAAAATCGCCGAAGATCAAAACCATACCGACGATGAGGCTGGCCTGCGCGTAGCGATAGTAAAAGGCGTGGTAATATCGAATAAAATTCAGTTCATATTCGGCGCCGGCAAACGCAAGTTTCGGGCGCAATGGCAATGCGCCTGATCGCTCGGCGTGATCGACAGTGCCGCGTCCTTCCGCACGCCAGGATATCGGGGAATCTAAAACTAACATCGGTGGGTCCTGGTTGTGGAAGTCGAAATCGAAGCGGTGGAACCGGCAGGGCGTCCGGCCCGGCCTCTCCGGAAATGGATGCGCATTCTGATTATCTTCCCATCAACTCCTTAAACCTCGGTGAAAGTTGACCCGCTAAGGCAACCAATTGGCGAAGTGAACCGCCAACGATCCGGCGCTCATCGTCGCCATCGCCGCGCCGGTCCGCGACAGAGCATCGAAGACGGTGTCGCCGCTCAGCTTCATCGACAACGTCGCGCTGCTATGCTGGAGAACGACAGTGACTAAATACCGGCTGCATTACTTCCCGGAGTCCGGCAACAGCTACAAGCTCGCGCTGATGCTGACGCTGTGCGCGCAGACTTTGAACTGGTGTGGACTGACTTCGGCGGCGGCGTCACCCGCACGCCGGAATGGCGCGCTGAGGTCAACGAGATGGGCGAAATTCCCGTGCTCGAAGATTTCGAAACGCGCCTGACCCAGACCGCGCCGATCCTGCTGACGCTGGCCGAACGCTATGGCTGCTTCGGCGGCAACAGCGATGAAGAGCGTTTCAAAATCCTGCGCTGGCTGTTCTGGGACAACCACAAGCTCACCAGCTTCATGGCGACTTATCGCTTCATGCGCGCCTTCATGCCGAATGCCGACCCGCAAGTGCTCAAGTTTCTGCGCAGCCGGCTCGACGGTTTCCTGGCGATCGTCGATGCGCATCTGCGGCATCGCGACTTCATGGTCGGCAACAAGCCGACGATCGCCGACCTGTCGATGATCGGCTATCTGTTCTTTCCCAAGGAAGAAACCGGCTACGATTTTGCAAGCACGCATCCGGCGGTGCAAGCGTGGCTCGGCCGTGTTGCGGAGCTACCCGGCTGGCGTGCGCCATACGATTTGATGCCCGGCCAGCGCCTGCCGCGGCACGTCTGAACGTGATGCGGCGCAACGACGACGTCAGCGCGTGATCTCAGTGGTCCTGAATTCCGCCGGCAGGATGATCTCAAGCAGTTCGCAATTATCGGAGTAATCGCGGATCAGGTGCTTGATTTTCGGCGGCTGTGTCCAGCAGCTGCCCTGCTGCATCAGCGTCTCGCCCTGCCCTTCGAGATAGGTCTTCACCCAGCCGTTCAGCACATAGACCATCTGAAATTCGATGTCGTGAAAATGCAGCTTGGAGACTTCGTCCGGATTGCAGGGACCAATCAGGCGGATCACATGTGCCTGCGCCAGGCCGTGGGTGGCGGCGGCGATGCCGAGGTCGCGATACCTGACGTAGGCGCGCAGGCCATTGGTCTGAAAATCGTCTTCGCGATAATGGCTGACGGCAACCCGCTGCTTCGAACGTCGCAGGGTTGATTTCGCAGCGGCGGCTTTGGCTTTCAGCGGCTTGCGCGACGCGCTTTTCGCGGACACCGCACGCGTGGATGCGCCCGGTTTTTTCGTCGTGGCGGTTCGCGCCGCGGTCTTGAGACTTGAAGCCTTTGACATCGCCTGCTTCGCCATTGCGAACCCCCTGTTGAACAACGCTGCGCCAATGCGCCTCGCGCCCTTCGCAGGAGGTTAGCCGCAGTTGATCACAGCGGTAATTCGCATCATGTCGCAACCGCCGAGCCACGGCCCCGGAATAGACCGAAGCGCGCGCAGCTGCGCTCGGGCCTTGCGCCGCAGCGTCAATGCAGCCGGAACACGCCGTCGATGGCGCGCAGTTCGGCCGGCTTGATCAGCTTGGAATGCGCGACGGTGACGGCGAACAAGGGGCCATCCAGCTTCTCCTCCCAGAACGCCAGAAAATCCTTCAGGGCCGGGAATTTCGGAAACAGGTCGTAATCCTGCCAGACGTAGCTCTGCAGCAAAGCGGGATGGTCGGGCATCCGGTACAGGATCTGCGCGGTCGTCAGTCCATAGCCGAGCACCTGCTTCCTGAAATCGTCAGAAACTGCACTTCGCGAACCCATTGCAACCTCCAAAGACAGAGCGCATTCGGCCTCAGTGGCTTCCGGTAGGACCTCGACGCTCTGCTCTCCTGTGACCGCAACGCCCGACCGCGAACCGGATTCCACTTCGCCCTGACGACGCGATGTCTGAAGTGTGACGCACACAACAACCCCATCACAAGCTTAAAAGTTTAACAATGCGTTGAAAGCCTCAATGTTAGCAATGACTTACCGCGAGTGCTAGCAGCCCTCTGGCGCCCCATTAACGGCGTTGGGGCAAATTGGCAGCCGTCATATTTGAGTGCCAAAAAAACTGCTAGAAGGCCTTGCCGAGCGGGAACGTTCGGCCTATGTCCGGAACAGTCGTGCTGGCACTTGTCGGCCTCGACTGCCAAAATTCCGAAATATCGAACTTTTACAGAAACTTAGGAGGACTGCATGAAATTCCGTCCGCTGCACGATCGCGTTGTAGTCAAGCGCATCGACGCTGAAGAGAAGTCCGCTGGCGGCATCATCATCCCGGATAGCGCCAAAGAGAAGCCCTCGCAGGGCGAGATCGTTTCCGTCGGTCCCGGCGGCCGCGACGAAGCCGGCAAGCTGATCCCGATCGACCTCAAGGTCGGCGAGCGCGTCCTGTTCGGCAAGTGGTCGGGCACCGAGGTCAAGATCGATGGCCAGGACCTGCTGATCATGAAGGAAAGCGACATCATGGGCGTGCTGACCGACATCGCCGCCCCCGCCGCCAAGAAGAAGGTCGCTTAATCAGCGCCTCCCGCCTTCTCCCCCTAATTTCCAAGGAAGCAAAACATGTCAGCTAAAGAAGTCAAATTCGGCGTTGATGCCCGCGACAAGATGCTGCGCGGCGTCGACATTCTCGCCAACGCCGTCAAGGTGACGCTCGGCCCCAAGGGCCGCAACGTCGTGCTCGACAAGTCGTTCGGCGCGCCCCGCATCACCAAGGACGGCGTCACCGTCGCCAAGGAAATCGAGCTTGAAGACAAGTTCGAGAACATGGGCGCTCAGATGGTCCGTGAAGTCGCGTCGAAGTCGGCCGATCTCGCCGGCGACGGCACCACCACCGCGACCGTGCTCGCCCAGGCGATCGTCCGTGAAGGCGCCAAGTCGGTTGCCGCCGGCATGAACCCGATGGATCTGAAGCGCGGCATCGACCTGGCTGTGGAAGCCGTGGTTGCCGACCTCGTCAAGAACTCCAAGAAGGTCACCTCGAACGAAGAGATCGCCCAGGTCGGCACCATCTCCGCCAACGGCGACAGCGAAATCGGCAAGTTCCTTGCCGACGCCATGAAGAAGGTCGGCAACGAGGGCGTCATCACGGTTGAAGAAGCCAAGTCGCTCGAGACCGAACTCGACGTCGTCGAAGGCATGCAGTTCGACCGCGGCTACATCTCGCCCTACTTCGTCACCAACGCCGACAAGATGCGCGTCGAATTCGATGACGCCTACATCCTGATCAACGAGAAGAAGCTCTCCAACCTCAACGAGATGCTGCCGCTGCTCGAAGCCGTCGTGCAGACCGGCAAGCCGCTCGTGATCGTCGCGGAAGACGTCGAAGGCGAAGCTCTCGCCACCCTCGTCGTCAACCGTCTGCGTGGCGGCCTGAAGGTTGCAGCCGTCAAGGCTCCGGGCTTCGGCGATCGCCGCAAGGCCATGCTGCAGGACATCGCGATCCTGACCGGCGGCCAGGCGATCTCGGAAGATCTCGGCATCAAGATGGAGAACGTCACGCTCGCCATGCTCGGTCGCGCCAAGAAGGTGATGATCGACAAGGAGAACACGACGATCGTCAACGGTTCCGGCAAGAAGGCCGACATCGAAGCCCGCGTGTCGCAGATCAAGGCGCAGATCGAAGAGACCACTTCGGACTACGACCGTGAGAAGCTGCAGGAGCGTCTCGCCAAGCTGGCCGGCGGCGTTGCCGTCATCCGCGTCGGCGGCGCGACCGAGATCGAAGTCAAGGAGCGCAAGGACCGCGTCGACGACGCGATGCATGCGACCCGCGCTGCGGTTGAGGAAGGCATCGTCCCCGGCGGCGGCGTCGCTCTGCTGCGCGCTTCGGAACAGCTGAAGAAGATCAAGACCGCGAACGACGACCAGAAGACCGGCGTTGAAATCGTGCGTCGCGCTCTCTCGGCCCCGGCTCGCCAGATCGCGCTCAATGCAGGCGAAGACGGCTCCGTCATCGTCGGCAAGGTGCTCGAGAACGCGACCTACGCGTTCGGCTTCGACTCGCAGACCGGCACCTACGGCGACATGCTCAAGAAGGGCATCATCGATCCGACCAAGGTGGTCCGTGCCGCGATCCAGAACGCAGCTTCGGTTGCGGGTCTCCTGATCACCACGGAAGCCATGGTCGCCGAACTGCCCAAGAAGGGCGGCGCCGGCGGCGGCATGCCCCCGGGCGGCGGCATGGGCGGCATGGACTTCTAAGTCCAAGCCAACCAGGCAACTGACAATTAAGAAAACCCCGGCAGCGATGCCGGGGTTTTTGTTTGTCGGTAGCCCGGATGGAGCGCAGCGCAATCCGGGAGCGGTGACCGCGACCTGTGAACCCGGATTTCGCTGCGCTTCATCCGGGCTACAGCTACAGCCCGGCATATTATTCGGCGCGCTCTCCGAAGCCGGCGCCATCGTTGCATCCATCGCCGGCCCAGTCTGCCGGCAACAGGCCTTTGCGGACATAATGGTGCAACGACGAATATGG
Coding sequences:
- a CDS encoding cupin domain-containing protein; the encoded protein is MSKASSLKTAARTATTKKPGASTRAVSAKSASRKPLKAKAAAAKSTLRRSKQRVAVSHYREDDFQTNGLRAYVRYRDLGIAAATHGLAQAHVIRLIGPCNPDEVSKLHFHDIEFQMVYVLNGWVKTYLEGQGETLMQQGSCWTQPPKIKHLIRDYSDNCELLEIILPAEFRTTEITR
- the groL gene encoding chaperonin GroEL (60 kDa chaperone family; promotes refolding of misfolded polypeptides especially under stressful conditions; forms two stacked rings of heptamers to form a barrel-shaped 14mer; ends can be capped by GroES; misfolded proteins enter the barrel where they are refolded when GroES binds), with translation MSAKEVKFGVDARDKMLRGVDILANAVKVTLGPKGRNVVLDKSFGAPRITKDGVTVAKEIELEDKFENMGAQMVREVASKSADLAGDGTTTATVLAQAIVREGAKSVAAGMNPMDLKRGIDLAVEAVVADLVKNSKKVTSNEEIAQVGTISANGDSEIGKFLADAMKKVGNEGVITVEEAKSLETELDVVEGMQFDRGYISPYFVTNADKMRVEFDDAYILINEKKLSNLNEMLPLLEAVVQTGKPLVIVAEDVEGEALATLVVNRLRGGLKVAAVKAPGFGDRRKAMLQDIAILTGGQAISEDLGIKMENVTLAMLGRAKKVMIDKENTTIVNGSGKKADIEARVSQIKAQIEETTSDYDREKLQERLAKLAGGVAVIRVGGATEIEVKERKDRVDDAMHATRAAVEEGIVPGGGVALLRASEQLKKIKTANDDQKTGVEIVRRALSAPARQIALNAGEDGSVIVGKVLENATYAFGFDSQTGTYGDMLKKGIIDPTKVVRAAIQNAASVAGLLITTEAMVAELPKKGGAGGGMPPGGGMGGMDF
- a CDS encoding HD-GYP domain-containing protein — its product is MLVLDSPISWRAEGRGTVDHAERSGALPLRPKLAFAGAEYELNFIRYYHAFYYRYAQASLIVGMVLIFGDFLVDHLAFQNASANTYRLQLCLPILGIGIAYSFTSTAKRHWQFVMCAFIAVVACSLFWVLLEIDSQGGMGLSSWVGILNFVFLEFYCFVILGVQFRYALAAGLIILLMFECALLLASGKDLSTLFYWSYHVVTAFILAAGIGWWREFLLRKDFSAQTALTAAKDFLKNQNGLLEIEVEKRTRKILDTQDVTIEILASLAETRDNETGNHIRRTQHYVRALARQLQFHPSFADYLVDHQIDTLFKYAPLHDIGKVGIPDSILLKPGKLDPDEFKIMQTHTTLGHNAIENAEKRLGTKIEFLACAKEIALFHHEKWDGSGYPNGLEGHAIPISARLMAVADVYDALTSSRVYKDAMPHDQAIAIVVEGRGRHFDPDIVDAFIQITDQFKDIAVRYAD
- a CDS encoding co-chaperone GroES; amino-acid sequence: MKFRPLHDRVVVKRIDAEEKSAGGIIIPDSAKEKPSQGEIVSVGPGGRDEAGKLIPIDLKVGERVLFGKWSGTEVKIDGQDLLIMKESDIMGVLTDIAAPAAKKKVA
- a CDS encoding usg protein — its product is MGSRSAVSDDFRKQVLGYGLTTAQILYRMPDHPALLQSYVWQDYDLFPKFPALKDFLAFWEEKLDGPLFAVTVAHSKLIKPAELRAIDGVFRLH